From one Lysinibacillus sp. G4S2 genomic stretch:
- a CDS encoding helix-turn-helix transcriptional regulator, with product MNLDNRLKGLREQHNYTQDDVADFLNISRQSVSKWELGKGYPDIDNFIKLSDLYEVSLDQLIIGEEKYHKTAVYHSSESNHKTTGDFFVALLVAYFPCIMHALSFKVIVLRKATPFL from the coding sequence ATGAATTTAGATAATCGTTTGAAGGGATTGAGAGAACAACATAACTACACGCAGGATGATGTTGCGGATTTTTTAAATATTTCACGACAATCCGTTTCTAAATGGGAGTTGGGTAAGGGGTATCCTGATATTGATAATTTTATAAAGCTGAGTGATTTATATGAGGTTTCTCTAGATCAGCTTATTATAGGAGAGGAAAAATATCATAAAACCGCAGTCTATCATTCGAGTGAATCCAATCATAAAACAACCGGGGATTTTTTTGTGGCATTATTGGTGGCTTATTTTCCCTGTATTATGCATGCTCTATCCTTTAAGGTAATTGTATTAAGAAAAGCTACCCCATTTTTATAG